Proteins encoded together in one Myxocyprinus asiaticus isolate MX2 ecotype Aquarium Trade chromosome 9, UBuf_Myxa_2, whole genome shotgun sequence window:
- the LOC127446326 gene encoding protein Shroom2-like isoform X1 codes for MDTINQHPLDSGFAERDHRIIYSSERSGSFDEHHGNGEAWKLVDVTLSGGAPWGFTLRGGLEHGEPLLITKVEEGSKAAVARLLAGDELININNISLTGYRQEAICLVKGSHKTLSLVVKRKMKMVDIVAQKMPSESDVHMARSFLTKILRSSMRKNRFKGRNEPMSRPHSWHATKFNESHSEAKTQSTPSPVWQTSYDASSFSSDLSTGWEQTNLQRVSDQFSSLGSMDSLEHSSHLCPPGCLSPSKFNNNSIEHLSGGKRDSAYSSFSTSSGTPDYTLSKSNTASTENMLYKINHWDSSVRHSNGRHSRSLSEGVRNDERPGYVHHSSSPSSHENPRTDNQPGTLHPSSGRASIGPVWHVPDMKKNMASPTPPPTPPTRSDSFAATQVHEKGLITGTSEGLGVHAQVKPQVKGLHKVVETHDRTLNLPPKNVSLNSYISGDAHHQYPNHMSSDKTYSLSTTDVRDRLPSYTHIPYHPRQYSDEGTFHAQTRTVPAIKPPFTGYCSSTQELPTNNQTQLNSQNQGRRPAASLSGLAIDPERSSQSHCYGVTSHQTPRGIPQGSLVRVDDSKASSLSEMSRGGRDRMSIGSQGGTKDRYFPPQSHHNDPDHKNNNACSKPIDDHHRICSNPLNMTDATTAKPSELRGSQKQHHASSSDMHSGSYLPSNQTEHISAGHLHSKEYSQQPMSSKSESKICPQKTPMLYSLAQTNNGMDNYQDEMNSGSGQQEVLDSLSAKQARQSDRFATTLRSEIQMRRAQLQKSRSAAALGRPVVAVEEATICKSAVNSSPSSDGSFSNSYKDHLKEAQARVLQATSFRRKDLEPVLFEHPDAEATSWRDTPHFPSISEIQPSKPISGSNQVLRIGSRKRFSAEKKVRSFSEPNKIHEVGADEHSSVSDSAAPLENCRKFFEVTGKPAFPKPIPKQNLEISEDSRLSRPGGIHNPEKSNTAEQSNNGSTTSREPHFNEGQVGPHSVNQKAMLEQQRLDTFAEYESKWSSPRKTTEPRVSGRYHSADNILDTGIEERNKPTCVHERSRSSPSADFYGQKVPVQEKKSADYSKPERNLFEQVKNKTRINEKGYSELICKGKPEAPPSALTEDLEKKPSDPPACHHKPGLNFSDNSTHSVLPALSKNKSSVLQAPLLPHLEKYKCPEGTPLLLGKFQEVQVGSQGGVLDSLSPVNSQSCASVPWKGLEHSKGPIGEEEQQQELVPPPFPPPPPLVALPTQQTTSPSQPTMEGQRSPSPQFAPQRLTDKPPVSVSIQDEAPGRMDRVKDENTSVKKVPIKIVHSESDTEKESRQYLDLPNETPLSSKVSGVTHLQSLGNPDQSYSLFCTYTRQQDQVPEPRDTIMGLLKDQGPQTNVNPVAYVVHGLQTGPSSDQSSNGVSLHSSRENDDEKRQDLARDIMDKDKTLVDILDQSKRKTTMDLMEGIFPQEEHLLEEAQQRRKTAPKQLSPRNSVEKKEEDSLVAATALMTNTTYYSTSAPKAELLIKMKDMQDQSVEHISEEELEEDNESDLASKKHELIDSLSKKLQVLREAQESLQEDVQDNNALGEEVEVIVQRVCKPNELDKFRMFVGDLDKVVNLLLSLSGRLARVENALNSLEEDTSMEERRTLTEKRKLLICQHEDAKELKENLDRRERVVYEILASYLPEESMADYEHFVKMKSALIIEQRKLEDKIKLGEEQLKCLMDSLPVDQRTTN; via the exons GAAAATGAAAATGGTGGATATTGTAGCACAGAAAATGCCATCAGAGAGCGACGTGCATATGGCCCGGAGCTTTCTCACGAAGATTTTGCGAAGTTCCATGAG AAAGAATCGCTTTAAAGG GAGAAATGAACCCATGAGCAGACCTCACTCCTGGCACGCCACCAAGTTCAACGAGAGCCACTCTGAAGCCAAAACACAGTCCACACCCTCACCAGTCTGGCAAACAAGCTATGATGCAAG ttCATTTTCCTCTGACCTCTCTACTGGCTGGGAGCAAACAAATCTACAGAGAGTATCTGATCAGTTCAGTTCCTTGGGCAGTATGGACAGCCTAGAGCACAGCTCTCATCTCTGTCCACCTGGCTGCCTTTCCCCGAGCAAGTTCAACAATAATAGCATTGAACATTTGAGTGGTGGTAAACGAGACTCGGCATATAGCTCCTTTTCTACAAGCTCGGGAACGCCAGATTACACGCTGTCCAAAAGTAACACCGCATCCACTGAGAACATGTTGTACAAAATTAATCACTGGGACTCAAGTGTTAGGCATAGCAATGGCAGGCACAGCCGAAGCTTAAGTGAAGGGGTCCGTAACGATGAGAGGCCTGGATATGTGCATCATTCCTCAAGTCCAAGTAGCCATGAGAACCCAAGAACCGATAATCAGCCAGGGACTCTGCATCCAAGCTCTGGACGAGCTAGTATTGGACCTGTCTGGCATGTCCCAGATATGAAGAAAAACATGGCATCCCCTACCCCACCTCCCACTCCACCTACACGCAGCGATAGTTTTGCGGCTACCCAAGTTCATGAAAAGGGTTTGATCACAGGCACCTCTGAAGGCCTTGGAGTTCATGCTCAGGTAAAGCCTCAGGTGAAAGGACTACACAAAGTAGTAGAAACCCATGACAGAACTCTTAATCTGCCACCCAAAAATGTTTCCTTGAATTCCTACATTTCAGGAGATGCCCATCATCAGTATCCCAACCATATGTCCTCAGACAAGACATACTCCCTAtcgaccacagatgtcagagatAGACTTCCATCCTACACCCACATTCCATATCATCCACGGCAATACAGCGACGAGGGCACTTTCCATGCTCAAACTAGGACTGTGCCGGCAATTAAGCCTCCGTTTACTGGCTACTGTAGCAGTACGCAAGAGCTTCCCACAAATAACCAAACACAGCTCAACAGCCAGAATCAGGGTAGAAGACCAGCTGCATCACTGTCTGGTCTTGCTATTGATCCTGAAAGAAGCAGTCAAAGCCATTGTTATGGAGTCACCTCCCACCAGACCCCTCGTGGAATTCCTCAGGGTTCTTTAGTAAGAGTTGATGACTCTAAAGCTTCTTCCTTGTCAGAAATGTCACGCGGTGGAAGAGACAGGATGTCTATAGGTTCTCAAGGAGGAACTAAAGATAGATATTTTCCACCTCAGTCACATCACAATGACCCAGATCATAAGAACAATAATGCCTGCTCCAAACCAATTGACGACCACCATCGCATTTGCTCCAATCCCTTGAATATGACAGATGCAACAACCGCAAAACCTTCTGAGCTGAGGGGAAGCCAGAAGCAACACCATGCGTCCAGCTCAGATATGCATTCTGGTAGTTATCTCCCCAGTAATCAAACTGAGCACATAAGTGCAGGCCATCTCCATTCTAAAGAGTACTCTCAACAACCCATGTCATCTAAAAGCGAGTCAAAGATATGTCCCCAGAAAACACCTATGCTGTATTCTCTTGCCCAAACGAACAATGGAATGGATAACTATCAAGATGAGATGAACAGTGGAAGCGGACAACAGGAAGTCCTTGACAGTCTAAGTGCCAAACAGGCAAGGCAGAGTGACCGCTTTGCCACCACTTTGCGCAGTGAGATCCAGATGAGGAGGGCCCAGCTTCAGAAGAGTCGAAGTGCAGCCGCTCTAGGTAGACCAGTCGTAGCTGTAGAAGAGGCTACTATCTGTAAGTCTGCTGTGAATTCTTCTCCCTCCTCAGATGGCTCTTTTTCAAACTCTTATAAAGATCATCTGAAAGAAGCCCAGGCCAGAGTTCTCCAGGCTACGTCTTTTAGGAGGAAAGACCTTGAGCCAGTGCTGTTTGAGCATCCAGATGCTGAGGCCACTTCTTGGAGAGACACACCTCATTTTCCAAGCATCTCAGAGATCCAGCCTAGTAAACCCATCTCAGGTAGTAATCAGGTGCTTCGCATTGGTAGCCGAAAGAGGTTTTCTGCGGAAAAGAAAGTTCGGTCTTTTTCTGAGCCGAATAAAATTCATGAAGTTGGAGCTGATGAACACTCCTCTGTGTCTGACAGTGCTGCGCCCTTAGAAAATTGTCGTAAATTTTTTGAGGTAACAGGAAAACCAGCCTTCCCTAAacccataccaaaacaaaaccTGGAGATATCTGAAGACTCCAGACTGTCTAGGCCTGGAGGCATTCACAACCCTGAAAAGAGCAACACAGCTGAACAGAGTAACAATGGAAGCACAACCTCCAGAGAACCACACTTTAATGAAGGTCAGGTTGGTCCTCACTCAGTAAACCAAAAAGCCATGCTAGAACAACAGAGACTTGACACCTTTGCAGAGTATGAATCCAAATGGAGCTCTCCGAGGAAGACCACTGAACCAAGAGTATCTGGAAGATACCATTCTGCTGATAACATCCTTGATACAGGAATTGAGGAACGGAATAAGCCCACCTGTGTGCATGAAAGATCTAGGTCCTCCCCTTCTGCTGACTTCTATGGTCAG AAAGTTCCAGTTCAAGAAAAGAAGTCAGCTGACTACTCAAAACCTGAGAGAAATCTCTTTGAACAGGTGAAGAATAAAACAAG GATAAATGAAAAAGGATACAGCGAACTCATTTGCAAGGGGAAACCAGAAGCACCTCCTTCAGCTTTGACTGAAGACCTGGAGAAAAAGCCATCAGATCCTCCAGCCTGTCATCATAAACCTGGACTAAATTTTTCTGACAATAGCACTCACAGTGTACTGCCAGCTCTCTCTAAAAACAAGAGCTCTGTTCTCCAGGCTCCTCTCTTGCCTCATCTGGAGAAGTACAAATGTCCTGAGGGCACACCTCTTCTTCTTGGCAAATTTCAGGAGGTCCAGGTTGGATCACAAGGAGGAGTCTTGGACTCACTCTCTCCTGTCAACAGTCAAAGCTGTGCCTCAGTTCCCTGGAAGGGCTTGGAGCATAGCAAAGGGCCAATTGGGGAGGAGGAGCAACAACAAGAGCTTGTTCCTCCTCCCTTTCCACCTCCTCCCCCTCTGGTTGCCCTGCCCACCCAACAAACCACTAGCCCTTCCCAGCCCACCATGGAGGGGCAGCGTTCACCCTCGCCCCAGTTCGCTCCCCAGAGGCTAACTGACAAGCCCCCTGTCTCTGTCTCCATACAGGATGAAGCTCCTGGAAG AATGGATAGGGTTAAAGATGAGAACACATCAGTGAAAAAAGTACCCATTAAGATTGTCCACTCCGAGAGtgacacagaaaaagaaagtcgACAATACCTTGACCTGCCCAATGAGACTCCTCTCAGCTCTAAAGTATCTGGAGTAACTCATCTTCAGAGCTTGGGGAACCCTGATCAGTCATACTCTCTGTTCTGTACTTACACAAGGCAACAGGACCAGGTGCCTGAACCAAGAGACACAATCATGGGACTTCTGAAAGACCAGGGGCCACAAACCAATGTGAACCCAGTAGCTTATGTGGTACATGGCCTGCAGACAGGCCCTTCATCGGATCAGAGCAGCAACGGAGTGTCTTTGCATTCCTCCCGGGAAAATGATGATGAAAAGAGACAGGATCTGGCTAGAGACATAATGGACAAGGACAAAACCCTGGTGGACATTTTAGACCAGAGCAAGAGGAAGACCACTATGGATCTGATGGAGGGGATTTTCCCTCAGGAAGAGCATCTACTGGAAGAGGCTCAACAACGCAGGAAAACTGCACCTAAACAGCTCTCCCCTCGCAATTCTGTCGAAAA AAAAGAGGAAGACAGCCTGGTGGCGGCCACTGCATTAATGACCAATACTACTTACTACAGTACATCTGCACCTAAAGCAGAGCTGTTGATTAAGATGAAGGACATGCAGGATCAGAGTGTGGAGCACATCTCGGAAGAGGAGCTGGAGGAGGACAATGAAAGTGACCTCGCCAGCAAGAAG CATGAGTTGATTGACAGCCTCAGCAAGAAGTTGCAGGTGTTACGGGAGGCACAGGAGAGTCTACAGGAGGACGTGCAGGACAACAACGCTCTTGGGGAGGAAGTGGAGGTCATCGTACAGCGTGTCTGCAAGCCCAATGAACTAGACAAGTTCCGTATGTTTGTGGGAGACCTTGATAAAGTGGTCAACCTTCTGCTGTCTCTGTCTGGACGCCTGGCCAGAGTAGAGAATGCCCTCAACAGCCTGGAGGAAGATACTTCAATGGAGGAAAGG CGCACATTGACAGAGAAGCGTAAACTGCTCATCTGTCAACATGAGGATGCGAAGGAGCTAAAAGAAAACCTCGATAGGAGAGAGCGTGTGGTTTACGAGATCCTGGCCAGCTACCTGCCAGAGGAGAGCATGGCTGACTATGAGCACTTTGTAAAGATGAAGTCGGCCCTCATTATTGAGCAACGGAAGCTTGAGGACAAGATCAAACTCGGCGAGGAACAGCTCAAGTGTCTGATGGACAGTCTCCCAGTGGATCAGCGTACAACCAACTGA
- the LOC127446326 gene encoding protein Shroom2-like isoform X4: MKMVDIVAQKMPSESDVHMARSFLTKILRSSMRKNRFKGRNEPMSRPHSWHATKFNESHSEAKTQSTPSPVWQTSYDASSFSSDLSTGWEQTNLQRVSDQFSSLGSMDSLEHSSHLCPPGCLSPSKFNNNSIEHLSGGKRDSAYSSFSTSSGTPDYTLSKSNTASTENMLYKINHWDSSVRHSNGRHSRSLSEGVRNDERPGYVHHSSSPSSHENPRTDNQPGTLHPSSGRASIGPVWHVPDMKKNMASPTPPPTPPTRSDSFAATQVHEKGLITGTSEGLGVHAQVKPQVKGLHKVVETHDRTLNLPPKNVSLNSYISGDAHHQYPNHMSSDKTYSLSTTDVRDRLPSYTHIPYHPRQYSDEGTFHAQTRTVPAIKPPFTGYCSSTQELPTNNQTQLNSQNQGRRPAASLSGLAIDPERSSQSHCYGVTSHQTPRGIPQGSLVRVDDSKASSLSEMSRGGRDRMSIGSQGGTKDRYFPPQSHHNDPDHKNNNACSKPIDDHHRICSNPLNMTDATTAKPSELRGSQKQHHASSSDMHSGSYLPSNQTEHISAGHLHSKEYSQQPMSSKSESKICPQKTPMLYSLAQTNNGMDNYQDEMNSGSGQQEVLDSLSAKQARQSDRFATTLRSEIQMRRAQLQKSRSAAALGRPVVAVEEATICKSAVNSSPSSDGSFSNSYKDHLKEAQARVLQATSFRRKDLEPVLFEHPDAEATSWRDTPHFPSISEIQPSKPISGSNQVLRIGSRKRFSAEKKVRSFSEPNKIHEVGADEHSSVSDSAAPLENCRKFFEVTGKPAFPKPIPKQNLEISEDSRLSRPGGIHNPEKSNTAEQSNNGSTTSREPHFNEGQVGPHSVNQKAMLEQQRLDTFAEYESKWSSPRKTTEPRVSGRYHSADNILDTGIEERNKPTCVHERSRSSPSADFYGQKVPVQEKKSADYSKPERNLFEQVKNKTRINEKGYSELICKGKPEAPPSALTEDLEKKPSDPPACHHKPGLNFSDNSTHSVLPALSKNKSSVLQAPLLPHLEKYKCPEGTPLLLGKFQEVQVGSQGGVLDSLSPVNSQSCASVPWKGLEHSKGPIGEEEQQQELVPPPFPPPPPLVALPTQQTTSPSQPTMEGQRSPSPQFAPQRLTDKPPVSVSIQDEAPGRMDRVKDENTSVKKVPIKIVHSESDTEKESRQYLDLPNETPLSSKVSGVTHLQSLGNPDQSYSLFCTYTRQQDQVPEPRDTIMGLLKDQGPQTNVNPVAYVVHGLQTGPSSDQSSNGVSLHSSRENDDEKRQDLARDIMDKDKTLVDILDQSKRKTTMDLMEGIFPQEEHLLEEAQQRRKTAPKQLSPRNSVEKKEEDSLVAATALMTNTTYYSTSAPKAELLIKMKDMQDQSVEHISEEELEEDNESDLASKKHELIDSLSKKLQVLREAQESLQEDVQDNNALGEEVEVIVQRVCKPNELDKFRMFVGDLDKVVNLLLSLSGRLARVENALNSLEEDTSMEERRTLTEKRKLLICQHEDAKELKENLDRRERVVYEILASYLPEESMADYEHFVKMKSALIIEQRKLEDKIKLGEEQLKCLMDSLPVDQRTTN; encoded by the exons ATGAAAATGGTGGATATTGTAGCACAGAAAATGCCATCAGAGAGCGACGTGCATATGGCCCGGAGCTTTCTCACGAAGATTTTGCGAAGTTCCATGAG AAAGAATCGCTTTAAAGG GAGAAATGAACCCATGAGCAGACCTCACTCCTGGCACGCCACCAAGTTCAACGAGAGCCACTCTGAAGCCAAAACACAGTCCACACCCTCACCAGTCTGGCAAACAAGCTATGATGCAAG ttCATTTTCCTCTGACCTCTCTACTGGCTGGGAGCAAACAAATCTACAGAGAGTATCTGATCAGTTCAGTTCCTTGGGCAGTATGGACAGCCTAGAGCACAGCTCTCATCTCTGTCCACCTGGCTGCCTTTCCCCGAGCAAGTTCAACAATAATAGCATTGAACATTTGAGTGGTGGTAAACGAGACTCGGCATATAGCTCCTTTTCTACAAGCTCGGGAACGCCAGATTACACGCTGTCCAAAAGTAACACCGCATCCACTGAGAACATGTTGTACAAAATTAATCACTGGGACTCAAGTGTTAGGCATAGCAATGGCAGGCACAGCCGAAGCTTAAGTGAAGGGGTCCGTAACGATGAGAGGCCTGGATATGTGCATCATTCCTCAAGTCCAAGTAGCCATGAGAACCCAAGAACCGATAATCAGCCAGGGACTCTGCATCCAAGCTCTGGACGAGCTAGTATTGGACCTGTCTGGCATGTCCCAGATATGAAGAAAAACATGGCATCCCCTACCCCACCTCCCACTCCACCTACACGCAGCGATAGTTTTGCGGCTACCCAAGTTCATGAAAAGGGTTTGATCACAGGCACCTCTGAAGGCCTTGGAGTTCATGCTCAGGTAAAGCCTCAGGTGAAAGGACTACACAAAGTAGTAGAAACCCATGACAGAACTCTTAATCTGCCACCCAAAAATGTTTCCTTGAATTCCTACATTTCAGGAGATGCCCATCATCAGTATCCCAACCATATGTCCTCAGACAAGACATACTCCCTAtcgaccacagatgtcagagatAGACTTCCATCCTACACCCACATTCCATATCATCCACGGCAATACAGCGACGAGGGCACTTTCCATGCTCAAACTAGGACTGTGCCGGCAATTAAGCCTCCGTTTACTGGCTACTGTAGCAGTACGCAAGAGCTTCCCACAAATAACCAAACACAGCTCAACAGCCAGAATCAGGGTAGAAGACCAGCTGCATCACTGTCTGGTCTTGCTATTGATCCTGAAAGAAGCAGTCAAAGCCATTGTTATGGAGTCACCTCCCACCAGACCCCTCGTGGAATTCCTCAGGGTTCTTTAGTAAGAGTTGATGACTCTAAAGCTTCTTCCTTGTCAGAAATGTCACGCGGTGGAAGAGACAGGATGTCTATAGGTTCTCAAGGAGGAACTAAAGATAGATATTTTCCACCTCAGTCACATCACAATGACCCAGATCATAAGAACAATAATGCCTGCTCCAAACCAATTGACGACCACCATCGCATTTGCTCCAATCCCTTGAATATGACAGATGCAACAACCGCAAAACCTTCTGAGCTGAGGGGAAGCCAGAAGCAACACCATGCGTCCAGCTCAGATATGCATTCTGGTAGTTATCTCCCCAGTAATCAAACTGAGCACATAAGTGCAGGCCATCTCCATTCTAAAGAGTACTCTCAACAACCCATGTCATCTAAAAGCGAGTCAAAGATATGTCCCCAGAAAACACCTATGCTGTATTCTCTTGCCCAAACGAACAATGGAATGGATAACTATCAAGATGAGATGAACAGTGGAAGCGGACAACAGGAAGTCCTTGACAGTCTAAGTGCCAAACAGGCAAGGCAGAGTGACCGCTTTGCCACCACTTTGCGCAGTGAGATCCAGATGAGGAGGGCCCAGCTTCAGAAGAGTCGAAGTGCAGCCGCTCTAGGTAGACCAGTCGTAGCTGTAGAAGAGGCTACTATCTGTAAGTCTGCTGTGAATTCTTCTCCCTCCTCAGATGGCTCTTTTTCAAACTCTTATAAAGATCATCTGAAAGAAGCCCAGGCCAGAGTTCTCCAGGCTACGTCTTTTAGGAGGAAAGACCTTGAGCCAGTGCTGTTTGAGCATCCAGATGCTGAGGCCACTTCTTGGAGAGACACACCTCATTTTCCAAGCATCTCAGAGATCCAGCCTAGTAAACCCATCTCAGGTAGTAATCAGGTGCTTCGCATTGGTAGCCGAAAGAGGTTTTCTGCGGAAAAGAAAGTTCGGTCTTTTTCTGAGCCGAATAAAATTCATGAAGTTGGAGCTGATGAACACTCCTCTGTGTCTGACAGTGCTGCGCCCTTAGAAAATTGTCGTAAATTTTTTGAGGTAACAGGAAAACCAGCCTTCCCTAAacccataccaaaacaaaaccTGGAGATATCTGAAGACTCCAGACTGTCTAGGCCTGGAGGCATTCACAACCCTGAAAAGAGCAACACAGCTGAACAGAGTAACAATGGAAGCACAACCTCCAGAGAACCACACTTTAATGAAGGTCAGGTTGGTCCTCACTCAGTAAACCAAAAAGCCATGCTAGAACAACAGAGACTTGACACCTTTGCAGAGTATGAATCCAAATGGAGCTCTCCGAGGAAGACCACTGAACCAAGAGTATCTGGAAGATACCATTCTGCTGATAACATCCTTGATACAGGAATTGAGGAACGGAATAAGCCCACCTGTGTGCATGAAAGATCTAGGTCCTCCCCTTCTGCTGACTTCTATGGTCAG AAAGTTCCAGTTCAAGAAAAGAAGTCAGCTGACTACTCAAAACCTGAGAGAAATCTCTTTGAACAGGTGAAGAATAAAACAAG GATAAATGAAAAAGGATACAGCGAACTCATTTGCAAGGGGAAACCAGAAGCACCTCCTTCAGCTTTGACTGAAGACCTGGAGAAAAAGCCATCAGATCCTCCAGCCTGTCATCATAAACCTGGACTAAATTTTTCTGACAATAGCACTCACAGTGTACTGCCAGCTCTCTCTAAAAACAAGAGCTCTGTTCTCCAGGCTCCTCTCTTGCCTCATCTGGAGAAGTACAAATGTCCTGAGGGCACACCTCTTCTTCTTGGCAAATTTCAGGAGGTCCAGGTTGGATCACAAGGAGGAGTCTTGGACTCACTCTCTCCTGTCAACAGTCAAAGCTGTGCCTCAGTTCCCTGGAAGGGCTTGGAGCATAGCAAAGGGCCAATTGGGGAGGAGGAGCAACAACAAGAGCTTGTTCCTCCTCCCTTTCCACCTCCTCCCCCTCTGGTTGCCCTGCCCACCCAACAAACCACTAGCCCTTCCCAGCCCACCATGGAGGGGCAGCGTTCACCCTCGCCCCAGTTCGCTCCCCAGAGGCTAACTGACAAGCCCCCTGTCTCTGTCTCCATACAGGATGAAGCTCCTGGAAG AATGGATAGGGTTAAAGATGAGAACACATCAGTGAAAAAAGTACCCATTAAGATTGTCCACTCCGAGAGtgacacagaaaaagaaagtcgACAATACCTTGACCTGCCCAATGAGACTCCTCTCAGCTCTAAAGTATCTGGAGTAACTCATCTTCAGAGCTTGGGGAACCCTGATCAGTCATACTCTCTGTTCTGTACTTACACAAGGCAACAGGACCAGGTGCCTGAACCAAGAGACACAATCATGGGACTTCTGAAAGACCAGGGGCCACAAACCAATGTGAACCCAGTAGCTTATGTGGTACATGGCCTGCAGACAGGCCCTTCATCGGATCAGAGCAGCAACGGAGTGTCTTTGCATTCCTCCCGGGAAAATGATGATGAAAAGAGACAGGATCTGGCTAGAGACATAATGGACAAGGACAAAACCCTGGTGGACATTTTAGACCAGAGCAAGAGGAAGACCACTATGGATCTGATGGAGGGGATTTTCCCTCAGGAAGAGCATCTACTGGAAGAGGCTCAACAACGCAGGAAAACTGCACCTAAACAGCTCTCCCCTCGCAATTCTGTCGAAAA AAAAGAGGAAGACAGCCTGGTGGCGGCCACTGCATTAATGACCAATACTACTTACTACAGTACATCTGCACCTAAAGCAGAGCTGTTGATTAAGATGAAGGACATGCAGGATCAGAGTGTGGAGCACATCTCGGAAGAGGAGCTGGAGGAGGACAATGAAAGTGACCTCGCCAGCAAGAAG CATGAGTTGATTGACAGCCTCAGCAAGAAGTTGCAGGTGTTACGGGAGGCACAGGAGAGTCTACAGGAGGACGTGCAGGACAACAACGCTCTTGGGGAGGAAGTGGAGGTCATCGTACAGCGTGTCTGCAAGCCCAATGAACTAGACAAGTTCCGTATGTTTGTGGGAGACCTTGATAAAGTGGTCAACCTTCTGCTGTCTCTGTCTGGACGCCTGGCCAGAGTAGAGAATGCCCTCAACAGCCTGGAGGAAGATACTTCAATGGAGGAAAGG CGCACATTGACAGAGAAGCGTAAACTGCTCATCTGTCAACATGAGGATGCGAAGGAGCTAAAAGAAAACCTCGATAGGAGAGAGCGTGTGGTTTACGAGATCCTGGCCAGCTACCTGCCAGAGGAGAGCATGGCTGACTATGAGCACTTTGTAAAGATGAAGTCGGCCCTCATTATTGAGCAACGGAAGCTTGAGGACAAGATCAAACTCGGCGAGGAACAGCTCAAGTGTCTGATGGACAGTCTCCCAGTGGATCAGCGTACAACCAACTGA